The Lipingzhangella halophila genome segment ACTTGAGCCGCCCCCGGACCACGTGCAGATTGGCCTTTTGCCTTCGTCCCACGACCGGAGCAGGGAGGTGCCGCGGCGGGGTGCGCCTTCGACGCCTCGACGGGAAGCCGTCCAGGAGCAAGAGCCGAATCCGGGCGCGGCGGTCCAGCGCCGGTTCGCGGCCCCTACCGTGCGCGCATCGCCAACGCCCCGCAGCGGGGCCGGGGTACACCCGCGGACGCGACCGCGGATCCGGCCCGTGTGGCCGCTGCTGCCGAACAGCCCGCGGACCAGCGCAGGGACGCACTCCTCCGGCTGCGATGCCGCGGTGCCGGCGAGGCATCCTGCCCTGCTCCGCAGGGAGCCCGTAACCCAGTCCGCCTGACGGCGGCGTACAACGGAGAACCAATGACCCACGACCAGCCCCTTGCCGTCGAGCACCCCACTGTCAGCGAACTCGCCCGCGACCCGCTTCCGCTCCGGGGCCGGGTTGCGTTGGTGACCGGTGCGAGCCGGCACGATGGCATCGGCTACGCGGTGGCGCGCCGGCTCGCCGGGTTCGGGGCACACGTGTTCTGCCACCATTTCCGGCCCCACGACGCCGCGCAGCCCTGGGGCGGCGACGACGTCTCGGCCGTGCTCGACGGCGTGCGCGAGGTCGCCGAGCAGCACGGGCAGCGCGTGTCCGGGATCAGCGCCGACCTGGCCGAGCCCGACGCGCCCGGGCGGGTCATGGACGCCGCAGTCGCGGAGTTCGGACACGTCGACATCCTGGTGTGCAACCATGCCCGCAACGGCGGGGATGCCCCGCTGAGCGAAGTCACGGCGGCGATGCTGGACGGGCATTGGGCCGTGGACGCCCGCTCGGCGCTGCTGCTGGCCCAGGCGTTCGCCGCGCAACACGACGGCCGCACGGGAGGGCGGCTGGTCTTCCTGACGTCGGGGCAGCGCCAGGGGCCGCTCGCGGGCGAGATCTGCTACGCCGCGGCCAAAGGCGCCCTCGCCGAGATCACCCTCACTGTCGCCGAGGAACTGGCCGACCGGGAGGTCACCGTGAACACGGTCAACCCCGGTCCGGTGCAGACCGGCTACCTCACCACCGAGATGTGGCAGCGGCTACGCCCCATGTTCCCCGCCGGGCGGTACGGCTTCCCCGACGACCCGGCCCGCCTCATCGCCTGGCTCAGCACGGACGAAGCACGCTGGATCACCGGGCAGGTCATCAACACCGAAGGCGGGTTCGCCCGGTGGCGCGATTCCGTCCCGGCCTCGCCACCGGCCTCCAGCTAAGACGCCACCGGCCCCGGTGGCCGCGGCCCCGCGGGCGGGGCGGCCCGGGCGCTGTCCGCAACCGGACCGCCCCAAGCGGACCGCCGGGGGCCTACCGGGGTGCCCAGTCCAGATCCGGCGTTTCGTATCCGGGAAGATCGAAGACCTTCTCGGGCTCCCCCGGGTTCTCCGGATCCGCGACATCCACAAGGTAGATACCGTTGCCG includes the following:
- a CDS encoding SDR family oxidoreductase — translated: MTHDQPLAVEHPTVSELARDPLPLRGRVALVTGASRHDGIGYAVARRLAGFGAHVFCHHFRPHDAAQPWGGDDVSAVLDGVREVAEQHGQRVSGISADLAEPDAPGRVMDAAVAEFGHVDILVCNHARNGGDAPLSEVTAAMLDGHWAVDARSALLLAQAFAAQHDGRTGGRLVFLTSGQRQGPLAGEICYAAAKGALAEITLTVAEELADREVTVNTVNPGPVQTGYLTTEMWQRLRPMFPAGRYGFPDDPARLIAWLSTDEARWITGQVINTEGGFARWRDSVPASPPASS